Genomic window (Xylanimonas protaetiae):
TCTACGACGCGCTCGCGCGCGGGCCCGTGACCGGCGTCGTCGGGCTGCGGCGCGGCGACCTGCTCGCGCGCGTCGGGGCGGACGTCGACGACGTCGGCGACGTCGTCGTGCGGTCGCTCGTGCCCGCGGGCGTGGCGCTCGTCGTGGGGCTCGGGTCGGTGGCGCTCGTCGCGGCGTTCCTGCCCGCGGCCGCCCTCGCCCTGCTCGGGTGCCTGCTGTTCACCGGGGTGCTCGCGCCGTGGCTCGCGTCGCGCGCCGCGGCGGCGACGGAGGCGCGCGGGGCCCAGGCGCGCGCGGAGGTGACCGCGCGGACGCTCGGGATCCTCGAGGAGGGACAGCAGCTGCGGGTCGCCGGACGGCTCGGCGACGAGCTCGCCGCGCTCGCGGACGCCGACGCGCGGCTGACCGCCGCGGGGACCGAGGGCGCGCGCACGGCGGGCGTGTCGGCCGCGATCGGCGCTGCCGCGCAGGTGCTCGCCGTCATCGCCTCGTTGTGGCTCGGCATCGGGGCGCTCCAGGCGGGGACGCTCGCCGAGGTCGAGCTCGCCGTCGTCGTGCTCACGCCGCTCGCGGTGTTCGAGGTGACGTCGGTGCTGCCCGCCGCGGCGGTGCAGCTGCGGAGGTCGCGCGAGGCGGCGGCACGGCTGGCCGCGCTGCTGCCGGAGGCGGAGCCGCAGGCGGCGGTGACGACGGCGGCGACGACGACGACGTGCGGAACCGGGCGCGTCGGAGCGACGGAGGGCCGGGGTGCCGCAGACCAGGACGACCAGGACGCCGGTGTCGACGCGGCCGGCCCGCGCGGCGGTGCGGCTCGTCCCGCTCCCGGCGGCGACCCGCTGCTCGTGCTCGACGGGGTCTCGGTCGGGTGGCCCACCGCCCCGGCGCCCGCCGTCGTCGGGGTCGACCTCGCGGTCCGGCCCGGGTCCGTGCTCGCTCTCGCCGGTCCGTCCGGCGTCGGCAAGACGACGCTGCTCATGACGGCCGCCGGGCTGCTCCCTCCGCGCGGGGGCGCCGTGCGCGGCGACGCGAGCACCCTGTTCCTCGCGGAGGACGGGCACGTGTTCGACACGACCGTGCTGGAGAACCTCCGCGTGGCGCGCGGCGACGTCACGCCCGCCGACGCCCGTGCGGCGCTCGACGCCGTCGGGCTCACGGCCTGGCTCGACGCGCTGCCCGACGGGCTCGACACGGTGCTCGGCGGCGGGGCGACGACGGTCTCGGGCGGCGAGCGGCGGCGCCTGCTCGTCGCGCGCGGGCTGCTGGCCCCGGCGCGCGTGCTGCTGGTGGACGAGCCGGCCGAGCACCTCGACGCGGCCGCGGCGGACGCCGTCGTGGCTGCCCTGGCTGCGCACGCCCGGGCGACGGGCCGCGCCGTCGTCGTCGCCACGCACCGGCTCGCGGCGGCCGCGCAGGCGGACGAGGTGCTGCTGCTGACACGCGACGACACGGGGCCGGCCGTCGTCGGGGCGCGCGGGACGCACGCCGCCCTGCTGCGCGACGCGCCGGACTACGCCTGGGCGGTCGAGCAGGAGTCCGCCGAGCGGTCGGCCGTCCCGCGGTAGACCACCCGAGGGAGACCACGGAGCGGTAGACCGCTCAGCGACGGTCGCGCGGGCCGCGTCCTGCCGCTCGGCCGCCGATACCGGTCCACGAGCCCGTGCCCCCCGCCCTAGCCCGCACCGGCCGGGTAGCGTCCCGTCCGTGAAGATCCTCGTCCCGGGCAACGTTCCGTTCGACTCCGTCCCGCAGCTCGACGACACCGACGACGTCGTCGTGCCCTACGTCATGCGCGACCCGATCCCGGACGAGCACCTCGACGCCGAGGTGCTCGTCGCGTGGGCCTCCCCTGCGCGCGTCCTCGAGGACGCCGCCCGGCGCCTCACCCGCCTGCGCTGGGTCCAGACCCTCAACGCCGGGCCCGACGCCGTGCTCGCCGCGGGGTTCGCCCCCGACGTCGTCGTCTCGTCCGGGCGCGGGCTGCACGACGGGACGGTCGCCGAGCACACGCTCGCCCTCGTGCTCGCGTCCGTGCGGCGCATCGACCGGTCGCTCGCCGCGCAGCACGCGCACACGTGGGACCGCGGGCTCGGCAAGGAGCAGGCGTCCGCGGCGGACGGTGCCACCTTCACGCTCGACGGCGCCCGCGTGACCCTCTGGGGCTTCGGGTCCATCGCACTGCGGACGGCCCCGCTGCTCGCCGCGCTGGGTGCGCAGGTCACGGGCGTCGCGGGCTCGGCCGGCACGCGCGGCGGCTTCCCCGTCGTCGCCGAGGCGAGCCTGCGCGACCTGCTGCCGCGCACCGACGTGCTCGTCTCCCTCCTGCCCGCGACGCCCGAGACCCGCCACGCCCTCGACGCCGACCTGCTCGCCCTGCTGCCCCCGCACGCGCGCTTCGTCAACGTGGGCCGCGGGGCCACCGTCGACGAGGCGGCCCTGGTCGCGGCGCTCGCGTCGGGGGCGCTCGCGGGCGCCGCGCTCGACGTCACCGAGACGGAGCCGCTGCCCGCCGGCTCCCCGCTGTGGGACGCGCCGAACCTGATCCTCACCCCGCACGTCGCGGGCGGGCGGCCGCAGCAGGCGGCGGCGTTCCTCACCGAGCAGGTCCGCGCGTGGAAGCGGGGCGGCGCGGGGGCGATCCGCAACGTCGTCGGGCGCTGAGGCCTCGTCGTCCTGCGCGAGGCCCCGGGGTTCGGCCCGGGCTGCCGTGTCCTGCGACGTCGCGCAGGACGACGGCTGCCCGGGCAACCCTGCCCGGCAGCCCGGGCCCGGAACGACGGCGGGGCCCTCAGCGACGGCGCTGGCACCTCGGGCAGAAGTGCGAGGAGCGGTTCATG
Coding sequences:
- the cydC gene encoding thiol reductant ABC exporter subunit CydC — its product is MTRDPLRAVLPLLEVRRRHVVRAVLLGALALGCSVGLAAVSAWLIARASQMPPVMTLSIAVVTVRACGVGRGLFRYLERLASHDVALGSMAALRANLYDALARGPVTGVVGLRRGDLLARVGADVDDVGDVVVRSLVPAGVALVVGLGSVALVAAFLPAAALALLGCLLFTGVLAPWLASRAAAATEARGAQARAEVTARTLGILEEGQQLRVAGRLGDELAALADADARLTAAGTEGARTAGVSAAIGAAAQVLAVIASLWLGIGALQAGTLAEVELAVVVLTPLAVFEVTSVLPAAAVQLRRSREAAARLAALLPEAEPQAAVTTAATTTTCGTGRVGATEGRGAADQDDQDAGVDAAGPRGGAARPAPGGDPLLVLDGVSVGWPTAPAPAVVGVDLAVRPGSVLALAGPSGVGKTTLLMTAAGLLPPRGGAVRGDASTLFLAEDGHVFDTTVLENLRVARGDVTPADARAALDAVGLTAWLDALPDGLDTVLGGGATTVSGGERRRLLVARGLLAPARVLLVDEPAEHLDAAAADAVVAALAAHARATGRAVVVATHRLAAAAQADEVLLLTRDDTGPAVVGARGTHAALLRDAPDYAWAVEQESAERSAVPR
- a CDS encoding NAD(P)-dependent oxidoreductase; translated protein: MKILVPGNVPFDSVPQLDDTDDVVVPYVMRDPIPDEHLDAEVLVAWASPARVLEDAARRLTRLRWVQTLNAGPDAVLAAGFAPDVVVSSGRGLHDGTVAEHTLALVLASVRRIDRSLAAQHAHTWDRGLGKEQASAADGATFTLDGARVTLWGFGSIALRTAPLLAALGAQVTGVAGSAGTRGGFPVVAEASLRDLLPRTDVLVSLLPATPETRHALDADLLALLPPHARFVNVGRGATVDEAALVAALASGALAGAALDVTETEPLPAGSPLWDAPNLILTPHVAGGRPQQAAAFLTEQVRAWKRGGAGAIRNVVGR